DNA from Mesorhizobium loti R88b:
ATATCCGCGACGTTGCCCGGCGTGTGGCGCTGGAGGGTTTCGTGGCGCTTGCGCCGGACTTCCTGTCGCCGCTCGGCGGCACGCCCGCCGATGAGGACAAGGCGCGCGACATGTTCACCAAGCTGGACCCGGCGCAGACGGTCGCCAACGGCGTGGCGACCGTCGCATTCCTCAGAGGTGCCAAGGACGGCAACGGCAAGGTCGGCGCCATCGGCTTCTGCTGGGGCGGCGGCACGGCCAATATGCTGGCCGTCAACGCGCCCGATCTCGCCGCCAGCGTCGCCTATTACGGCATGCAGCCAAAGGGCGCCGATGTGTCGAAGATCAGGGCCGCATTGCTGCTGCACTATGCCGGGTTGGACGATCGCACCAACGCCGGAATCGATGCCTTCAAGAAGGAACTCGACGCCGACCATGTCGAATACACCGTCTACATCTACGAAGGCGCCAACCATGCCTTCAACAATGATACCTCGGCGGCGCGCTACGACAAGAAGGCGGCCGATCTCGCCTGGGGCAGGACGATCGCTTTCCTGAAGGACAAGCTGAAATAGGTTGTCAGGCGACCGAGGGCGCCCAGACGGCCTCGAAAGCCGGCGACAGGGTGAAGCCGGCCGGCCGCGTGGAAACGGGCGGCGGGCGGCGCACGCCTTCCTGCAGGTACCGCAACGCCGATGTCAGCCCGTTCATCGTGTAGGGCTTGGCGATGACGCCGATCGCACCGGCGAAATGATCGGGAATGCGCTTCGGGTTGGCGGTCATGAACACCACCACCGAACTCTTCTTCTGGCCGATATATTCGGCCACCTCGACGCCAGTCGGGCCATCGGTGAGGTGGATGTCGACAAA
Protein-coding regions in this window:
- a CDS encoding dienelactone hydrolase family protein, with translation MSKSIEKPVITQAMIDAYDEYTHLTLDRRRFMEQLTRLAGTGAAAAAIAPMLAANSAQAAIVAETDARVKGEDITYPGGSGEMKGYLVKPANQAGKLGTVIVIHENRGLNPHIRDVARRVALEGFVALAPDFLSPLGGTPADEDKARDMFTKLDPAQTVANGVATVAFLRGAKDGNGKVGAIGFCWGGGTANMLAVNAPDLAASVAYYGMQPKGADVSKIRAALLLHYAGLDDRTNAGIDAFKKELDADHVEYTVYIYEGANHAFNNDTSAARYDKKAADLAWGRTIAFLKDKLK
- a CDS encoding response regulator, translating into MIEPLKVLIIEDEALLAMELESLVEEAGHSVVGWATSSSEAKSMVESTDADIAFVDIHLTDGPTGVEVAEYIGQKKSSVVVFMTANPKRIPDHFAGAIGVIAKPYTMNGLTSALRYLQEGVRRPPPVSTRPAGFTLSPAFEAVWAPSVA